Sequence from the Syntrophaceae bacterium genome:
CTCCAGACGGGCATCAAGGTGATCGACGCCCTCTTCCCGATCGGCCGGGGACAGCGGGAGCTCATCGTCGGCGACCGCCAGACGGGCAAAACGGCCATTGCCCTCGACGCGATCATCAACCAGGCCGACAAGGACGTTCTCTGCATCTACTGCACAATCGGCAAGAAGACCTCCGACACGGCCAAGGTCATCGCCGACCTGAAGCAGCACAACGCCATGGCCTACACCACCGTCGTCGTCGCCAGCGCGGAAGACCCGCCGGGCCTCCAGTTCATCGCCCCCTACGCCGCCACCTCCATGGCGGAGTACTTCATCGCCCAGGGGCGGGACGTCCTGATCATCTACGACGACCTGACCAGCCACGCCCGGGCCTACCGGGAACTGTCCCTGCTGCTCCGGCGGCCCCCGGGCCGGGAGGCCTTCCCGGGAGACATCTTCTACATCCACTCGCGCCTCCTGGAGCGGTCGACCCACCTGCGGAAGGAGTATGGCGGAGGGTCCCTGACATCACTCCCCATCGTGGAGACGGAGGCCCAGGACATCTCGGGCTACATCCCGACGAACCTGATCTCCATCACCGACGGGCAGCTCTACCTGTCGCCCCGCCTCTTCCAGAAGGGGATTCTCCCCGCCATAGACGTAGGCAAGTCGGTGTCCCGCGTGGGGGGCAAGGCCCAGCTTCCGGCATACCGGGCCGTCGCCGGAGACGTCCGGATCTCCTATTCCCAGTTTGAAGAGCTGGAGACCTTTTCCCGCTTCGGAACGCGCCTCGACGAAGCGACCCGGAAGGTACTCGACCGGGGCTGGCGGCTCCGGGAAATCCTGAAGCAGCCCCAGTACAAGCCGATCCCGGTGGCCGAGCAGGTCGCGGCGATCCTGGCCGTCACGTCGGGGCAGTTCGACTCCGTCGCCGTGGAGGACATCCGGACGGCCGAAGACAAGCTCCGGAAGGACGTGGCGGAGAATCAGGCCGGTTTTTGCTCCCGTATCAGCGAGGGAGAGAAATTCAGCGACAAGGACCGGGAAGCGATCGTCTGCGTGGCCCGGGAAACGGCCGTCTGTTTCCGGAAGGAGCCCGAACGTGCTGACCGCTGAAGCCCTGAAGCGCAGGATCCAGAGCGCCCAGGATCTCCTGGGGGTTGTGAAGACCATGAAGGCCCTGGCGGCCGTTAGCATCCGCCAGTACCAGCGGGCCGTCGAGTCCCTGATGGACTACAACCGGACCGTCGAGATGGGCCTGCAGATTCTCCTGAAGGACCGCCGCGACGCCCTGTCGTCGTCCCACTCCAAGGTCCCCCGCCTCGGGGCGATCGTCTTCGGTACCGACCAGGGGCTCTGCGGCCAGCTCAATAACATCATTGTCCAGCATGCCCTGGAAGAGATGGACCGGACGGGCATCCCGAGGGAGAATCGGATCGTCATCGCCATCGGGATAAAGACCACGGACCTGCTGGAGGACGGAGGACAGCGGGTCTTCGAGACCCTGGCGACGCCGGGCTCGACGGCGGGGATCACGCCGATGGTCCAGGACATCACGCTCTTCCTGGAGACCTGGCGGTTTCGGAACCAGGTGGAAAACATGGTTCTCTACTACAACGAATATGTCTCCGGGGCCAACTACCAGCCGCGGACGTTGAAGCTCCTTCCGGTCGACAAGGAGTGGCTGACGAACATCCGGAAGCGGAAATGGGAATCCCGCACCCTCCCGCTGTTCACCATGGACTGGGAGCCCCTCTTCCGGGCCATGATCCGGGAATACCTGTTCGTCTCCCTCTACCAGGCCTTCGCCAACTCGCTGGCCAGTGAAAACGCAAGCCGGCTCGCGGCGATGCAGAACGCGGAAAAGAACATCGAGGAGCGTCTCGAGGAACTCCACGTCCAGTTCCACCGCCAGCGCCAGATGACCATCACGGAGGAATTGCTCGATATCGTGAGCGGATTTGAAGCAATGAAGGAAGTCAAGGTCGGGGACGGACCGGTGGCGTCCCGGAAAGGAGGGACCACATCATGACGACGGAAAGACGGTTGTGCGTGATCTGTGCCTGGCGGGAACATTGCCAGAAGCGTTTCAGCGTAACCTATAACGGGTCGCTCAACATCCACTGCCCCGATTTCACGAGAGATTATACTATCCGAGACCTGGAAGCGGACAAGCAGGTCGTGGAGGCCGTCCTGGACAAGTGGCGCAAGGAAGGGCTGGCGGGCCCCCGCCCGTGCATTACCGTCTCGCGGGAGCCCGGCGCGGGAGGGAGCGAGATCGCCCGGAAACTGGCAGCCGACCTCAAGATGGACCTGATGGGAGGCCAGATCATCTCCCGGGTGGCCGAAAGCACCGGCATGAGCGAAAAGGTCGTGGCCACCCTGGACGAGAAGCGCGTGACCACGCTGGACACCTGGCTCACATCGCTCTTCACGGCCCGCCACCTCTGGCCCGACGTCTACCTGAAGCACCTGACGAAGGTCATCGGCACGATCGGGGAGCACGGCAACGCCCTCATCGTCGGCCGGGGCGCCCAGTTCATTCTGCCGCCGGAGAGGCTCTTCCGGGTCCGCTTCATCGCCCCCCTGGAGCAACGCATTGCCAAGATCATGAAAGACCGGAAATGCAGCCGGGACGATGCGGAGAGCTACGTGATCAAGGCCGATGCGGACCGGGCCGCCTTCATCAAGAAATATTTCCGGGAGGATATCGCCGACCCGTCCCATTACGACCTGGTCCTCAACACGGCAGGCCTTTCCGTAGACCAGGCCACGGAGATCGTCAAGGCGTCCTTCCGGGCCAAGTTTCCGTAATCCCGCCGGGGTTGCGCCATCCCCGGCACCACCCCCGGGCCGGCCGCCGGCCTTCGCCGACCCGGGGCATTTCCTGGCCCGAACGGTGCCCGCCGGCCACGCGGCGCGCGGCGTGATCCGCCGACCGGCGATTGCCCGGACGGGATCGAATCGGGTTCTCAACGCGGTCCTTGTCGCAGTTGATGGTCGTTTCAAGAAAGGAGGGCTTCATGAAAGGGAAATCCGTGACCAAGCGGACATCCGGCGGGAAAGAAAGCGCGAAACGCCAGGGCAAGGCCGTCACCGTTCCGGCGGTGTCGAGCCTTATGCATAGCGTCATCCAGGGGTTCTCCATTCCCGCCTTCGTCATCGGGAAGGACCACAAGGTCCTCTGCTGGAACCGCGCCCTGGAAAAGCTGAGCAACATCCCCGCCTCGGAAATCGTGGGCACCAACCAGCACTGGCGAGCCTTCTACGCCGAAGAGCGGCCCTGCATGGCCGACCTGATCCTCAACGGCATCAACGAGCGGATCCCCAAGTGGTACGCCGGCAAGTACCGGAAATCGGACCTCCTGGAGGAGGCCTACGAGGCGACGGACTTCTTCCCCGACCTGGGGGAGGACGGCCGCTGGCTCCGCTTCACCGCGGCGGCCGTCCGGGATGAGGGCGGCAAGCTCGTGGGGGCCCTGGAGACGCTGGAGGACATCACGGAGCAGAAGGTTGCCGAACTGAACCAGCGGGAAATCGAACAGCGGCTCTTCCACGTCATCGAGGGATCTCCCATGCCCACCTTCGTGATCGGCCTGGACCACAAAATCCTCTACTGGAACCGGGCCCTGGAAAAGCTGAGCAAGCTTCCCGCGGCGGAAATGATCGGCACGAACGGCCACTGGCGGGCCTTCTACGCCAAGGAAAGGCCCTGCATGGCTGACCTCCTGGTCAACGAAACGCCGGAAATCATCCAGGAATGGTACCGGGGGGTGTCGAAATCGCAACTCCTCGACGAGACCTACGAGGCGGAAGGCTTCTTCCCCGATCTGGGCATCGGCGGCCGCTGGCTCCGCTTCATCGCCGTCCCCATCCGCAGCTCCCAGCGAGTCCTTCTCGGGGCCATCGAGACCCTGGAGGACATCACCGATCGCAAGCGGATCGAGCAGTCGCTTATCGACAGCGAAAAACGGCTTCACAGCGTGATCCAGGGCTTTTCCATTCCCGCCTTCGTCATCGGGAAAGACCACAAGGTCCTCTACTGGAACCGGGCCCTGGCGAGGCTGAGCAAGATCCCCGCCTCGGAGGTCATCGGAACCAACCAGCACTGGCGGGCCTTCTACGACAAGGAGCGGCCCTGCATGGCGGACCTCCTGGTGGACAGCGCGTTGGCCAAGGTCCCGAAATGGTACTCCGGGAAGTATCGGAAATCGGACCTGATCGAGGAGTCCTACGAGGCGACGGACTTCTTCCCCGTCCTGGGAAAGAAGGGACGCTGGCTCCGCTTCACCGCCGCGGCGATCCGTGACTCCCACGGGGACCTCGTCGGGGCTGTGGAGACGCTGGAGGACATCACGGAGCAGAAAGAAGCGGAAGAAAGC
This genomic interval carries:
- a CDS encoding alternate F1F0 ATPase, F1 subunit alpha, encoding MTDTTPEKEQMKAFLDGTFRTMDAVLANQEAELKDLEIGTVTYVGYGIVQVSGLPNIRADELVLFPGNLQGLVFNIDPDEIGVILLGPSEHLSTGAEVRRTGRVLDVPVGESLIGRVVDAQGRPLDNGGEVRTVKRLPVEREAPRVMARDPVTVPLQTGIKVIDALFPIGRGQRELIVGDRQTGKTAIALDAIINQADKDVLCIYCTIGKKTSDTAKVIADLKQHNAMAYTTVVVASAEDPPGLQFIAPYAATSMAEYFIAQGRDVLIIYDDLTSHARAYRELSLLLRRPPGREAFPGDIFYIHSRLLERSTHLRKEYGGGSLTSLPIVETEAQDISGYIPTNLISITDGQLYLSPRLFQKGILPAIDVGKSVSRVGGKAQLPAYRAVAGDVRISYSQFEELETFSRFGTRLDEATRKVLDRGWRLREILKQPQYKPIPVAEQVAAILAVTSGQFDSVAVEDIRTAEDKLRKDVAENQAGFCSRISEGEKFSDKDREAIVCVARETAVCFRKEPERADR
- a CDS encoding F0F1 ATP synthase subunit gamma, whose product is MLTAEALKRRIQSAQDLLGVVKTMKALAAVSIRQYQRAVESLMDYNRTVEMGLQILLKDRRDALSSSHSKVPRLGAIVFGTDQGLCGQLNNIIVQHALEEMDRTGIPRENRIVIAIGIKTTDLLEDGGQRVFETLATPGSTAGITPMVQDITLFLETWRFRNQVENMVLYYNEYVSGANYQPRTLKLLPVDKEWLTNIRKRKWESRTLPLFTMDWEPLFRAMIREYLFVSLYQAFANSLASENASRLAAMQNAEKNIEERLEELHVQFHRQRQMTITEELLDIVSGFEAMKEVKVGDGPVASRKGGTTS
- a CDS encoding cytidylate kinase-like family protein; translation: MTTERRLCVICAWREHCQKRFSVTYNGSLNIHCPDFTRDYTIRDLEADKQVVEAVLDKWRKEGLAGPRPCITVSREPGAGGSEIARKLAADLKMDLMGGQIISRVAESTGMSEKVVATLDEKRVTTLDTWLTSLFTARHLWPDVYLKHLTKVIGTIGEHGNALIVGRGAQFILPPERLFRVRFIAPLEQRIAKIMKDRKCSRDDAESYVIKADADRAAFIKKYFREDIADPSHYDLVLNTAGLSVDQATEIVKASFRAKFP
- a CDS encoding PAS domain-containing protein → MEQSLIDSEKRLHSVIQGFSIPAFVIGKDHKVLYWNRALARLSKIPASEVIGTNQHWRAFYDKERPCMADLLVDSALAKVPKWYSGKYRKSDLIEESYEATDFFPVLGKKGRWLRFTAAAIRDSHGDLVGAVETLEDITEQKEAEESLKKAARVKK